CTACAGCAGTTCTATTAGTTTATTAGCTGCTACAGTAGAAATGTTCTTGTGTCACAGAGCAGGTCCATTAGAACCCAACAGAACCGGCAAAGATGTCCAGCAGGCCCAACGGGAGTCCGCCTCCATATGAGTCAGATGGCTAGTAAGTGTCCTTCTCATCAACTTTATTAGTTTGTCCTCACGTCAACATTCTGTGTCGATTCtcttccaactttatttgtatgaGTGGACTTTCTGGGGCAGCCTCGAGCACAacgctgagatgcattttttgaccATGTGGTCCTTTGCAGCAATGCTCCTGCTCAGCCAGCGTACTCGTACTACCCGGACGATGAGTTTCAGCACTTCTACCGCTGGACGTCGCCACCGGGCATCCTGAAGATCATGTCCATCATCACCATCGTGCTGTGTGTCGCCATCTTCGCCTGCGTGGCGTCCACCTTGGCGTGGGACTCACAGGGGGCGCTGTCCGGCTTTGGGGGCCTCGGAGGAGGTTTCGCcggtggggttggggggggaTTCGGCGGAGGCTTCGGCAGCTTTGGCAGTGGCGGCGTTTACGGGCCCGGGAACAACTATGGCTACGCGGGAATTGGCGGGAACTACAACGACCCCCGCACCGGCAAAGGCTTCATCATTGCCATGGCAGCCATCACCTTCATTGCCGCGCTGgccatcttcatcatcatcgtgTCTCACCAGAGCATATCAGAAAGCAGAAAGTTCTACCTGGCCGTCATCATCATCTGCGCCATCTTGGCTCTGCTGATGCTGATCGCCGCCATCTGCTACCTGATGGCCGTCAACCCCATGGCGCAGTCCCAAGGCTCCGCTTACGGCAGCCAGATCGCCGGCCTGTGCGCTCAGTACCAGCGGCCGCAGCCCTCAGGTGTCTTCGTCAACCAGTACCTGTACCACTACTGCGTGGTGGAGCCGCAGGAGGTCAGCGCACCGTGTCGCCATATTTGACAACGATGATGTTCAGCTGCTAAGTGTGCTCTCCTCACAGGCCATCGCCGTGGTGTTTGGCTTCCTGGTGGTCGTCGCCCTCATCATCATGCTGGTGTTTGCGCTGAAGACGCGCAAGAAGATCAGCAACTTCGGCAAGAGCAACATCCTGTGGAAGCGCGTCAAGATGGTGGACGACGACGGCGAGCCGCCACAGGACGTGGAGGCCTGGGTGAGGACCTCACatacacgcgcacgcacgcacacacaccctcacTAAGTTACTCTGCAGCAACAACACACACGTTCAGTTAAAAGCATCCAACGACAGTAACATTTTGGCAGGTATTAAAGGTATTATTTCTCAGGTATGAAAGTAACGACTGTGCTTGTAGTTTTGGTGTAACGAGAAgctttcctaatattttgaccctctCGCGTCGCTACATAAGTAAGTAGTAAACATTGTAAACACTGCTCATTGGGAAAATGGATGATTTGATATGACAAAACATCGTCatccaatgaaaaacatgtatgtttctaaaaatccatctatcttctatgccgcttctcctcagtagggtcgcgggtatgctggagcctatcccagctgacttcgggcgagaccagccagccaatggcagggcacatatagacaaacaagcattcacactcacattcatagctatggacaatttagagtcgccaattaacctaacatgcatgtttttggaatgtgggaggaaagcggagtactTGGCGAAAACCCCTGcacgcacgtggagaacatgcaaaccccacacagaaatgtccaacggagattcgaatccgatcttcccgatcttgtgactgtgtggccaacatgctaaccactaggccactgtgcggcccctgTGTAAAAAACCTCACCAAAATTTGAAGAGATGTTTTCCATGGCTATGAATACTGACAGTGACGGTACACACAGATTTAC
This Dunckerocampus dactyliophorus isolate RoL2022-P2 chromosome 17, RoL_Ddac_1.1, whole genome shotgun sequence DNA region includes the following protein-coding sequences:
- the oclna gene encoding occludin → MSSRPNGSPPPYESDGYNAPAQPAYSYYPDDEFQHFYRWTSPPGILKIMSIITIVLCVAIFACVASTLAWDSQGALSGFGGLGGGFAGGVGGGFGGGFGSFGSGGVYGPGNNYGYAGIGGNYNDPRTGKGFIIAMAAITFIAALAIFIIIVSHQSISESRKFYLAVIIICAILALLMLIAAICYLMAVNPMAQSQGSAYGSQIAGLCAQYQRPQPSGVFVNQYLYHYCVVEPQEAIAVVFGFLVVVALIIMLVFALKTRKKISNFGKSNILWKRVKMVDDDGEPPQDVEAWVNNVSVPPEDLPMSDFPEKMRSSRNHLDDESTNYSKPHYSYTPPPVEDEQPLNNGAPYSANSDVPSSAGRSNMRRPGRDRDADYASSGDELDDDDDFYSEFPPIANEQERNEYKREFDRDHQEYKDLQADLDAINKKLSEVDRELDDLQEGSPQYLDALDEYNRIKDLKKSADYRARKRRSKSLKAKLNHIKKMVSDYDRRA